In the Geobacter sp. FeAm09 genome, one interval contains:
- a CDS encoding protein-glutamate O-methyltransferase CheR: protein MNHRDEALHTPGIPAVLKDREFNRFSSFIYEEVGIKMPAAKKTMLEARLQKRLKALGMRSFEEYAEYVFSGADKSNELIHLIDVVTTNKTDFFREPAHFDYLLKSALPALVEDREAGYRSPLRIWSAGCSTGEEPYTLTMVLSEFMANNPGIRVAILATDISTAVLEKAKNAIYTEDRVDTIPLQMKKKYLLKSRDKSKGLVRVVPQLRALVQFRRLNFMEDFGMREQMDIIFCRNVIIYFDKPTQERLLNKFCRQLVPGGYLFLGHSETLSGLNVPLTPVASTVYRKP from the coding sequence ATGAACCACCGCGACGAGGCCCTCCATACCCCCGGCATTCCCGCCGTGCTCAAGGACAGGGAATTCAACAGGTTCAGCAGTTTCATCTACGAGGAGGTCGGCATCAAGATGCCGGCGGCCAAGAAGACCATGCTGGAGGCACGGCTGCAAAAACGGCTCAAGGCCCTCGGCATGCGCAGCTTCGAGGAATACGCGGAGTACGTCTTCAGCGGCGCGGACAAGAGCAATGAGTTGATTCACCTGATCGACGTGGTGACCACCAACAAGACCGATTTTTTTCGCGAGCCGGCCCATTTCGACTACCTTCTGAAATCCGCGCTGCCCGCGCTGGTGGAGGACCGGGAGGCGGGCTACCGGTCGCCGCTCAGGATATGGAGCGCCGGGTGCTCCACCGGCGAAGAGCCGTACACCCTGACCATGGTCCTGTCGGAATTCATGGCGAACAACCCGGGGATTCGCGTCGCCATCCTGGCAACGGACATCTCCACGGCGGTGCTGGAAAAGGCGAAAAACGCCATCTACACCGAAGACCGGGTCGATACCATCCCGCTGCAGATGAAGAAAAAATACCTGCTGAAAAGCCGCGACAAAAGCAAGGGGCTGGTGCGGGTGGTTCCCCAGCTGCGCGCCCTGGTCCAGTTCCGGCGTCTGAACTTCATGGAGGATTTCGGCATGCGGGAGCAGATGGACATCATCTTCTGCCGCAACGTGATCATCTATTTCGACAAGCCGACCCAAGAGCGGCTCCTGAACAAATTCTGCCGCCAACTGGTTCCCGGCGGCTACCTCTTTCTCGGACACTCCGAAACCCTGAGCGGCCTGAACGTCCCCTTGACGCCGGTGGCCTCGACCGTATACCGGAAACCATGA
- a CDS encoding EAL and HDOD domain-containing protein, with translation MGKNNENFFLGRQPILNRKQEIVGYELLFRATTVNRAEFESYSQASTSVITSALSNFGLQEVLGGKVGFINVYLGLFLSELLELLPIGQSVLELLENIKLDGQVAERCRELRKLGFKLALDDHVYNPDYHEIYSAVDYVKIDILETSPEQLPEIVRKLRQWPLKLLAEKVETFEQFETCAALGFDYFQGYFFERPVVLNRKRLDVSGRAMLTLLQQLTADAPLEELEQTFKENPSLSYNLLRLVNSVALGMREKIKTLRHAILMLGTNHLRRWIQLSLFSGNDSRGIDNPLLEMAAVRGRLMETLMLQKLQQPSSSEQSEEAFMTGILSLLDVLFETPMDEIISNLNLNEEICSALLDRSGRLGDLLLLAEKLEVTDFDAVTSLLERCGITLDELLAAQLEAFNWRSGIIAH, from the coding sequence ATGGGTAAGAACAACGAAAATTTCTTTCTGGGGCGGCAGCCGATCCTCAACCGCAAACAGGAGATCGTCGGCTACGAGCTGCTTTTTCGCGCCACCACGGTCAACCGTGCGGAATTCGAGAGCTATTCCCAGGCCAGCACCAGCGTCATCACCAGCGCCCTGTCCAACTTCGGCCTCCAGGAGGTCCTGGGGGGCAAGGTCGGCTTCATCAACGTCTACCTCGGCCTGTTTCTCTCGGAACTGCTCGAACTGCTCCCCATCGGACAATCGGTCCTCGAACTGCTGGAAAACATCAAGCTGGACGGACAGGTTGCCGAGCGCTGCCGCGAATTGAGAAAGCTCGGCTTCAAGCTGGCCCTGGACGACCACGTGTACAACCCCGACTATCACGAGATCTACTCCGCCGTGGATTACGTCAAGATCGACATCCTGGAAACCAGCCCGGAACAGCTTCCCGAGATCGTCCGCAAGCTGCGCCAGTGGCCCCTCAAGCTCTTGGCGGAAAAGGTCGAGACCTTCGAGCAGTTCGAAACCTGCGCCGCCCTGGGCTTCGACTACTTTCAGGGGTATTTCTTCGAACGCCCGGTGGTGCTCAACAGGAAACGGCTCGATGTCTCGGGCCGGGCCATGCTGACCCTGCTCCAGCAGCTTACCGCGGACGCCCCCCTCGAAGAGCTGGAGCAGACCTTCAAGGAGAACCCGAGTCTCTCCTACAACCTCCTGCGGCTGGTCAACTCCGTTGCCCTGGGCATGCGGGAAAAGATCAAGACCCTCCGGCACGCCATCCTCATGCTGGGGACCAACCATCTGCGGCGCTGGATCCAGTTGTCCCTGTTTTCCGGCAACGATTCCCGCGGCATCGACAATCCGCTTCTAGAGATGGCGGCGGTGCGGGGGCGCCTGATGGAGACCCTAATGCTGCAGAAGCTGCAGCAGCCCTCTTCCTCCGAGCAATCGGAAGAGGCGTTCATGACCGGCATCCTCTCCCTGCTCGACGTCCTGTTCGAGACGCCCATGGACGAGATCATCTCGAACCTCAATCTCAACGAGGAGATCTGCTCCGCCCTGCTCGACCGCTCCGGACGGCTGGGCGACCTGCTCCTGCTTGCCGAAAAGCTGGAGGTGACGGATTTCGATGCGGTCACGTCGTTGCTCGAACGATGCGGCATAACGCTGGACGAACTTCTGGCGGCCCAGTTGGAGGCCTTCAACTGGCGCTCGGGCATCATAGCCCACTGA
- a CDS encoding chemotaxis protein CheD: MKNLYDQRMSNVYLKPGELFIARCPALVSTVLGSCVAVVLHAPRSGVGGICHAMLPGGDAEHDDFRYVDKAVPYLYNRINALCGGAGSIEAKLFGGAAVLNSGVRSEGAPSVGCRNIAAALQALDTLGVKVAAADTGGSRGRKLFFYSHSGEVFVRQVHKTFP, from the coding sequence ATGAAAAACCTGTACGACCAGCGCATGTCCAACGTATACTTGAAGCCGGGAGAGCTTTTCATCGCCCGGTGCCCTGCCCTCGTTTCCACGGTGCTCGGCTCCTGCGTCGCGGTGGTCCTGCACGCGCCCCGGAGCGGCGTGGGGGGCATCTGCCACGCCATGCTCCCCGGCGGCGACGCGGAGCACGACGACTTTCGTTATGTGGACAAGGCCGTGCCTTACCTGTATAACAGGATAAACGCCCTGTGCGGCGGCGCAGGCAGCATCGAAGCCAAGCTCTTCGGAGGGGCGGCCGTGCTCAACTCCGGCGTCCGGAGCGAGGGGGCGCCGTCGGTGGGATGCCGGAACATTGCGGCCGCCCTCCAGGCGCTCGACACGCTCGGCGTGAAGGTGGCGGCGGCCGACACCGGCGGTAGCCGGGGCCGAAAGCTGTTTTTCTATTCCCACAGCGGCGAGGTTTTCGTGCGCCAGGTACACAAGACATTCCCATGA
- a CDS encoding Hpt domain-containing protein translates to MFTGQAPHLIGHLADLIEAGDTETTKSYIRKLMVSATTIGAKRLAHLCSHIQSSLDSGNLDDCAQWAAQLPHELELLTNNILLLDRDGL, encoded by the coding sequence ATGTTCACCGGTCAGGCCCCCCATTTGATCGGCCATCTGGCCGACCTGATCGAGGCCGGCGATACCGAGACGACGAAAAGCTACATCCGTAAACTGATGGTATCCGCCACCACCATCGGCGCCAAGCGCCTCGCCCACCTGTGCAGCCACATCCAGTCGAGCCTCGACAGCGGCAACCTGGATGACTGTGCGCAGTGGGCCGCCCAGCTCCCCCACGAGCTGGAGCTTCTCACGAACAACATCCTTCTGCTGGACAGGGACGGCCTATGA
- a CDS encoding chemotaxis response regulator protein-glutamate methylesterase: protein MARIKVLIVDDSALVRQALTEILASDPHIEVMAAASDPFVAAERMKACVPDVITLDVEMPRMDGLTFLQKIMTQHPIPVVMCSSLTDSGSETALKALEYGAVEIIAKPKLGTKQFIEESRVRICDTVKAAAMSRPRQLAPRATHTVTPKLSADVIMEKPATRAMIQTTEKVVVVGASTGGTEALKSFLEMLPENAPGIVIVQHMPEHFTAAFAKRLDGICRVTVKEAADNDSVVRGRVLIAPGNHHLLLKRSGARYYVEIKDGPLVSRHRPSVDVLFRSAARYAGKNAVGVIMTGMGDDGAHGMKELFDAGAMTLAQDEATCVVYGMPNEAVKQGGVHRTLPLQSIAPEVLRLCG, encoded by the coding sequence ATGGCCAGGATCAAGGTGCTGATCGTGGACGACTCGGCCCTCGTCAGGCAGGCGCTGACCGAAATCCTGGCGTCGGACCCCCACATCGAGGTCATGGCCGCCGCTTCCGACCCGTTTGTGGCGGCGGAGCGCATGAAGGCGTGCGTGCCGGACGTCATCACCCTGGATGTGGAGATGCCGCGCATGGACGGCCTGACCTTCCTCCAGAAGATCATGACCCAGCACCCCATCCCGGTGGTCATGTGTTCGAGCCTGACCGACTCGGGGAGCGAAACGGCCCTCAAGGCCCTGGAATACGGCGCGGTGGAGATCATCGCCAAGCCCAAGCTGGGAACCAAACAGTTCATCGAGGAGTCGCGGGTCCGCATCTGCGATACGGTCAAGGCGGCGGCCATGTCCAGGCCGCGACAACTGGCGCCGCGGGCGACCCATACCGTGACCCCCAAGCTGTCCGCCGATGTCATCATGGAGAAACCGGCGACCCGGGCCATGATCCAGACTACTGAGAAGGTCGTGGTGGTGGGCGCCTCCACCGGCGGCACCGAGGCCCTCAAGAGTTTTCTGGAAATGCTGCCGGAAAACGCCCCGGGGATCGTCATCGTCCAGCACATGCCGGAACATTTCACGGCCGCCTTTGCCAAGCGCCTCGACGGCATCTGCCGCGTGACGGTGAAGGAGGCGGCCGACAACGATTCGGTGGTGCGCGGGCGGGTGCTGATCGCGCCGGGAAACCACCACCTGCTGCTCAAACGCAGCGGCGCCCGCTATTACGTGGAGATCAAGGACGGCCCGCTGGTGTCCCGCCACCGCCCCTCGGTGGATGTCCTGTTCCGCTCGGCCGCGCGTTACGCCGGGAAAAACGCCGTGGGGGTCATCATGACCGGCATGGGGGACGACGGCGCCCACGGCATGAAGGAGCTGTTCGACGCCGGCGCCATGACCCTGGCCCAGGATGAGGCGACCTGCGTGGTGTACGGCATGCCGAACGAAGCGGTCAAACAGGGCGGCGTCCACAGGACGCTCCCCCTTCAGAGCATTGCCCCGGAAGTGCTGAGGCTGTGCGGGTAA
- the kdsA gene encoding 3-deoxy-8-phosphooctulonate synthase: MTREIAINDVKIGGGRPLVLVAGPCVIESEAATLRHAERLLTICNGLSIPLIFKASYDKANRTSIGGFRGPGIKDGLKILAKVKESLGLSVLSDIHSIEQVAPAAEVLDVLQIPAFLCRQTDLIVAAAQSGRVINVKKGQFLAPWDMKNVAAKAVASGNENVILTERGASFGYNNLVVDMRTFPIMRATGFPVIFDATHSVQLPGGQGESSGGQREYVEFLARAAVAAGIDGIFMEVHEDPDKALCDGPNSIPLDDLPALLKLLKSIDALVK, encoded by the coding sequence ATGACCCGCGAGATCGCAATCAACGACGTGAAAATCGGCGGCGGCAGGCCGCTGGTGCTGGTGGCCGGCCCCTGCGTCATCGAATCGGAGGCGGCAACCCTGCGCCATGCCGAGCGGCTGCTGACCATCTGCAACGGCCTGTCCATACCGCTCATCTTCAAGGCTTCCTACGACAAGGCCAACCGCACCTCCATCGGTGGTTTTCGTGGGCCGGGCATCAAGGACGGCCTGAAGATCCTGGCCAAGGTCAAGGAATCTCTCGGCCTGTCCGTGCTCTCGGATATCCACTCCATCGAGCAGGTGGCGCCGGCGGCAGAGGTGCTGGACGTGCTGCAGATACCGGCCTTTCTCTGCCGGCAGACCGACCTCATCGTAGCGGCGGCCCAGAGCGGCCGGGTCATCAACGTCAAAAAGGGACAGTTCCTGGCCCCCTGGGACATGAAGAACGTGGCCGCCAAGGCGGTGGCGTCGGGCAACGAGAACGTCATCCTCACCGAACGGGGCGCCTCCTTCGGCTACAACAACCTGGTGGTGGACATGCGCACCTTCCCGATCATGCGCGCCACCGGCTTCCCGGTCATCTTCGACGCCACCCACAGCGTGCAGCTTCCCGGCGGCCAGGGCGAGTCCTCCGGCGGCCAGCGGGAATACGTGGAGTTTCTCGCCCGGGCGGCCGTTGCCGCGGGCATCGACGGGATTTTCATGGAGGTGCACGAAGACCCGGACAAGGCGCTGTGCGACGGCCCCAACTCCATTCCCCTGGACGACCTGCCGGCGCTCCTGAAGCTGCTCAAGTCCATCGACGCGCTGGTCAAGTAG
- the kdsB gene encoding 3-deoxy-manno-octulosonate cytidylyltransferase → MNITAIIPARYASTRFPGKALADIGGKPMIQHVYERACQASLVSRVIVATDDTRIAEAIRQIGGEAVMTSTDHETGTDRLAEVAAGLDTDVIVNVQGDEPLISPEMIDQATMPFLHDPALKMGTLKTRIKCLHDFLSPNVVKVVTGADGCALYFSRSPLPFFRDKWQDLKDESFVNGKLLCYKHVGLYVYRRDFLLEYAAMPPTFLEISEKLEQLRAIENGIRIRVIETEFESIGVDTPDDLAKAQERYRIVTQ, encoded by the coding sequence ATGAACATCACAGCAATTATTCCCGCCCGGTACGCCTCCACGCGTTTTCCGGGGAAGGCCCTGGCCGACATCGGCGGCAAGCCGATGATCCAGCATGTCTATGAACGGGCGTGCCAGGCATCCCTGGTCTCGCGGGTCATCGTGGCGACGGACGATACGCGCATCGCCGAGGCCATACGCCAGATCGGCGGCGAGGCGGTCATGACCTCCACCGACCATGAAACCGGCACCGACCGTCTGGCCGAGGTGGCCGCCGGCCTGGATACGGATGTCATCGTCAACGTGCAGGGGGACGAGCCGCTCATCTCCCCGGAGATGATCGACCAGGCCACCATGCCGTTTCTCCATGACCCGGCCCTGAAGATGGGGACCCTGAAGACGCGCATCAAGTGCCTGCACGACTTCTTGAGCCCGAACGTGGTCAAGGTGGTGACCGGCGCCGACGGCTGCGCCCTGTACTTTTCCCGTTCCCCCCTCCCCTTCTTCCGGGACAAGTGGCAGGACCTGAAGGACGAATCCTTCGTCAACGGCAAGCTGCTCTGCTACAAACACGTCGGCCTCTACGTCTACCGCCGGGACTTTCTGCTCGAGTATGCCGCCATGCCGCCGACCTTTCTGGAGATCTCGGAAAAACTGGAGCAGTTGCGGGCCATAGAGAACGGCATACGTATCCGTGTGATCGAAACGGAGTTCGAATCCATCGGTGTGGACACCCCCGATGACCTGGCCAAGGCGCAGGAGCGCTACCGCATAGTGACGCAATAA
- a CDS encoding response regulator codes for MQHGAIKYQVWSCPASPQAGRGGDAAPRILLAEDNTLDQVTIRRLLEKENVQVRCVDNGRDAVEEAKTGGYDLILMDILMPEMDGFVAALKIREEEQADGGGGVPIIALTAYSLKAIQDKCRSVGMNGYLSKPMSARELRAVCGLFCALPPGKRRNWKRAAHSPSWMRKRRWRTWGGSAPSTTSLWTCSPVRPPI; via the coding sequence ATGCAGCACGGAGCGATAAAATACCAGGTATGGAGCTGCCCCGCCTCTCCCCAGGCGGGACGCGGGGGCGATGCGGCGCCGCGCATACTGCTGGCCGAAGACAACACCCTGGATCAAGTCACCATCCGCAGGCTGCTGGAAAAGGAAAACGTTCAGGTCCGCTGCGTCGATAACGGCCGCGATGCCGTGGAGGAAGCCAAAACCGGCGGATACGACCTCATCCTGATGGATATTCTCATGCCGGAGATGGACGGCTTTGTGGCCGCCCTCAAGATCCGCGAGGAGGAACAGGCCGATGGCGGGGGCGGCGTGCCGATCATCGCGCTCACCGCCTACTCCCTCAAGGCGATCCAGGACAAGTGCCGCAGCGTCGGCATGAACGGGTATCTTTCGAAACCGATGTCGGCCAGGGAATTGCGGGCGGTGTGCGGCCTGTTCTGCGCCCTCCCCCCCGGGAAAAGGCGGAACTGGAAGCGGGCGGCACACTCCCCATCCTGGATGAGGAAGAGGCGCTGGAGAACCTGGGGGGGGTCCGCCCCCTCTACGACGAGCTTGTGGACATGTTCACCGGTCAGGCCCCCCATTTGA
- a CDS encoding chemotaxis protein CheW: MSAADITETVQYLTFKLDEEIFALDVAKVREILEYTGITKVPQTPDFMRGVINLRGSVVPVIDLRLKFGMSATERTVNTCIIVVEVELLDETLILGVLADSVQEVIELEPEQIEAAPHIGTHLNTDFIKGMGKHDTRFIMILDSDKIFTDEELHTVQDAA, translated from the coding sequence ATGAGTGCAGCGGACATCACGGAAACGGTCCAGTACCTCACCTTCAAGCTGGACGAAGAAATTTTTGCCCTCGACGTGGCCAAGGTCCGGGAGATCCTGGAGTACACCGGCATCACCAAGGTGCCCCAGACCCCCGACTTCATGCGGGGGGTCATCAACCTGCGGGGCAGCGTGGTGCCGGTCATCGACCTGCGGCTCAAGTTCGGCATGTCCGCCACCGAGCGCACGGTCAACACCTGTATCATCGTGGTGGAGGTGGAGCTTCTGGACGAGACCCTCATCCTGGGGGTTCTGGCCGACTCGGTCCAGGAGGTCATCGAGTTGGAGCCGGAGCAGATCGAGGCCGCGCCCCACATCGGCACCCATCTCAACACCGACTTCATCAAGGGTATGGGCAAACACGACACCAGGTTCATCATGATCCTGGACAGCGACAAGATCTTCACCGACGAGGAACTGCACACGGTGCAGGACGCGGCCTAA
- a CDS encoding CTP synthase, translated as MKTKFIFITGGVVSSIGKGLAAASLGALLEARGLRVTMQKLDPYINVDPGTMSPFQHGEVFVTDDGAETDLDLGHYERYTNARLSKKSNFTTGQVYFSVIDKERRGDYLGGTVQVIPHITDEIKNKIIENAKGADVAIVEVGGTVGDIESLPFLEAIRQFRYDRGHGNTLYVHVTLVPYIRTAGELKTKPTQHSVMELRKIGIQPDILLCRCDRELPQDMKKKIALFCNVEEKDVIQVVDSEHIYAVPQALNKERLDEQVVDKLNIWTKEPDLTPWQDVVETLRHPSHGEVRIAVVGKYVNLTESYKSLAEALTHGGIANDCRVYLKYVDSEKIERDGVDGHLDDVDGILVPGGFGERGTEGKITAIQFARTANIPFFGICLGLQMAVIEFSRNVCGVTDACSSEFTDCGSPLIHLMEEQKSVSKKGGTMRLGAYPCVVAKGTLAHAAYNSTEISERHRHRYEFNNKFRSALTEKGMILSGIYKEKDLVEIIELPNHPWFLGCQFHPEFKSKPLQPHPLFRAFIGAALTHRNTR; from the coding sequence ATGAAAACCAAGTTCATCTTCATCACCGGCGGGGTCGTCTCGTCCATCGGCAAAGGACTGGCGGCCGCTTCCCTCGGCGCCCTGCTGGAAGCGCGCGGCCTGCGCGTCACCATGCAGAAACTGGACCCCTACATCAACGTGGACCCCGGCACCATGTCGCCGTTCCAGCACGGCGAGGTCTTCGTCACCGACGATGGCGCCGAGACCGACCTGGACCTGGGGCACTACGAACGCTACACCAACGCCCGCCTCTCCAAGAAAAGCAACTTCACCACCGGCCAGGTCTATTTCTCCGTTATCGACAAGGAGCGGCGCGGCGACTATCTGGGGGGCACAGTGCAGGTCATCCCCCATATCACCGACGAGATCAAGAACAAGATCATCGAGAACGCCAAGGGGGCCGATGTGGCCATCGTGGAGGTCGGGGGCACCGTGGGCGACATCGAATCCCTCCCCTTTCTGGAGGCGATCCGCCAGTTCCGCTACGACCGCGGCCACGGCAATACCCTCTACGTCCACGTCACCCTGGTGCCCTACATCCGCACTGCCGGCGAACTGAAGACCAAGCCGACCCAGCATTCGGTCATGGAGCTGCGCAAGATCGGTATCCAGCCCGACATCCTGCTCTGCCGCTGCGACCGGGAACTGCCCCAGGACATGAAGAAAAAGATCGCCCTGTTCTGCAACGTGGAGGAGAAGGACGTCATCCAGGTGGTGGACTCGGAGCACATCTATGCCGTGCCCCAGGCGCTCAACAAGGAGCGGCTGGACGAGCAGGTGGTGGACAAGCTCAACATCTGGACCAAGGAACCGGACCTGACCCCGTGGCAGGACGTGGTGGAAACCCTGCGGCATCCCAGCCATGGCGAGGTGCGCATCGCCGTGGTCGGCAAGTACGTCAACCTCACCGAGTCCTACAAGTCCCTGGCCGAGGCCCTGACCCACGGCGGCATCGCCAACGACTGCCGGGTGTACCTCAAGTACGTGGATTCGGAAAAGATCGAGCGGGACGGCGTTGACGGCCACCTGGACGATGTGGACGGCATCCTGGTGCCGGGCGGGTTCGGCGAACGCGGCACCGAGGGCAAGATCACCGCGATCCAGTTCGCCCGCACCGCCAACATCCCCTTCTTCGGGATCTGCCTGGGGCTGCAGATGGCGGTCATCGAATTCTCCCGCAACGTCTGCGGCGTCACGGACGCCTGTTCAAGCGAGTTCACGGACTGCGGCTCTCCGCTCATCCACCTCATGGAGGAGCAGAAATCCGTCAGCAAAAAAGGCGGGACCATGCGGCTCGGGGCATACCCCTGCGTCGTTGCCAAGGGGACCCTCGCCCATGCGGCCTACAACTCCACCGAGATCTCCGAGCGGCATCGCCACCGCTACGAATTCAACAACAAATTCCGTTCCGCCCTTACGGAAAAGGGGATGATCCTGTCCGGCATCTACAAGGAAAAGGATCTGGTGGAGATCATCGAGCTCCCCAACCACCCCTGGTTCCTGGGGTGCCAGTTCCACCCCGAGTTCAAGTCCAAACCGCTCCAGCCCCACCCGCTCTTCCGCGCCTTTATCGGGGCGGCGCTCACGCACCGCAATACGAGATAA
- a CDS encoding ParA family protein, which yields MQNYPYIITISSEKGGVGKTTLASNLAIYLKAMRDDLPVTIFSFDNHFTIDRMFELPGQKPRGTVHEMLTGVPARELVHVGQYGVGYIPSSTELGEMNDSFRGPMTLTRMFAECGFGGIVIIDTRPDLNILTQNALYAADRVLIPVKDMPSLENCKNIFALFDQRGIDKKSLSLIPCLIDSRIKYDGLFKDQKTLLRAFAINRGYRCLDTFISKSPKVESLNTNPDGKIYPILTHARGTDVYGQFTEITRDILRNYDATPEPRSCLYAAWLKEKEGKKKESYLARLEGLAERCLVCGALLAEQPQRRGFYYETSDRASRGFLHSDCFTDLLCAALYGMTSQSQAYGAARMVIADRAMKTVSLFFPRSAGTTAMLDYRQFSHEGDQLFSKELPMQGFSEGEFDGMNDRLFLLLNESLAGYEGSLREETWLAVHPVDADAPETVLQDERYRAVRQVHARIAEHLAQPS from the coding sequence ATGCAGAACTATCCCTACATCATTACCATTTCCTCGGAAAAGGGAGGGGTCGGCAAGACCACCCTGGCTTCCAACCTGGCCATCTACCTGAAGGCCATGCGCGACGACCTGCCGGTCACGATCTTCTCCTTCGACAACCACTTCACCATCGACCGGATGTTCGAACTGCCGGGCCAGAAGCCGAGGGGCACGGTCCATGAGATGCTCACGGGCGTTCCGGCACGGGAGCTGGTGCACGTGGGCCAGTACGGCGTCGGCTACATCCCCTCCTCCACCGAACTGGGGGAGATGAACGACAGCTTCCGGGGGCCCATGACCCTGACGCGCATGTTCGCCGAATGCGGCTTTGGCGGCATCGTCATCATCGACACCCGGCCGGACCTGAACATCCTGACCCAGAACGCCCTGTACGCCGCCGACCGGGTACTGATCCCGGTCAAGGATATGCCCAGCCTGGAGAACTGCAAGAACATCTTCGCCCTGTTCGATCAGCGCGGCATCGACAAGAAGTCCCTCTCCCTGATCCCCTGCCTGATCGACTCGCGCATCAAGTACGACGGCCTGTTCAAGGACCAGAAGACCCTGCTGCGGGCCTTTGCCATCAACCGCGGCTACCGCTGCCTGGATACCTTCATCTCCAAAAGCCCCAAGGTGGAGAGCCTCAATACCAACCCGGACGGCAAGATCTACCCGATCCTGACCCATGCCCGGGGCACCGATGTCTACGGCCAGTTTACCGAGATCACCCGGGATATTCTGCGGAATTACGATGCCACGCCGGAGCCCCGCTCCTGCCTGTACGCGGCCTGGCTGAAGGAAAAGGAAGGAAAAAAGAAGGAGTCGTACCTTGCCCGCCTGGAGGGGCTGGCCGAACGCTGCCTGGTCTGCGGCGCGCTCCTGGCGGAGCAGCCGCAGCGGCGGGGCTTCTACTATGAAACATCCGACCGGGCCAGCCGCGGCTTCCTGCACAGCGACTGCTTCACCGACCTGCTCTGCGCGGCGCTCTACGGCATGACCAGCCAATCCCAGGCCTACGGCGCGGCGCGCATGGTGATTGCCGACCGGGCGATGAAAACGGTATCCCTGTTCTTTCCCCGGTCCGCGGGAACGACGGCCATGCTCGATTATCGGCAGTTCAGCCATGAGGGGGATCAGCTTTTCAGCAAGGAGTTGCCGATGCAGGGGTTCAGCGAGGGGGAATTCGACGGCATGAACGACCGGCTCTTCCTGCTCCTGAACGAATCGCTGGCCGGCTACGAGGGATCGTTGCGCGAAGAAACCTGGCTGGCGGTGCACCCCGTGGATGCCGACGCCCCGGAAACGGTCCTGCAGGATGAGCGCTATCGCGCCGTACGGCAGGTCCATGCAAGGATCGCCGAGCACCTCGCCCAGCCATCCTGA